Proteins encoded within one genomic window of Candidatus Auribacterota bacterium:
- a CDS encoding PQQ-binding-like beta-propeller repeat protein, giving the protein MVSRFAYVSLGAMVCALSFFCPPSAAQDLEIYCIEVGLDDSGFYHQGDSTLVISPDGTRLLIDGGAGGSSGSDSVLALFNRVIPTGGLDYMVTTHWDGDHSGGLDNIATYNSNQYMPSTIYDLGDSATYAEAAYNTAFSGRQATPSVGDILDLGGGCIATFVSVDGHTYGGGYTSPGDDANARAIGLLIQYGGFDYLTLGDLTDSWENTLGTAIEAASVNIDVLHVSHHGSYNSTNNSFIASILPEYAVISCGDNNGYGHPHQYAINHLNGLTDGGSAYSPAYTAVTTIYTLERGDSDAGTADNVTIVGNGHDTDPTLQGSLRITVSDDGYEYTFRNEGPNTNTLSDGAYSTDDSETPDFNDYAIWPMFHCNSNRTGVTVVEGAERCALRWSCNLAANVSSSPAVSVTDTVYLGSENNCLYCMSSGGGLLWSYRTAGLISSSPAIDASRVYTGSDDSRLYAFSQNASLAWSYRTAASISSSPAVTTADAEIYVGSEDDRLYALASNGGLLWSYRMGGTIESSPAVSDNTLYVGSNDNRILGLWRDGGFYWSYRTAGDISASPGLSSTNTVYIGSGDNVFYTMDFAGKLLWSYRSGEPIISSAAVAVDTVFMGSTDNRLYALRQNGARYWSYATSGDISSSPALSVSGTVYVGSEDNVLYSYVSTGALLWSYRTAEPVVSSVAIGSGTVYVGSDDNRLYAF; this is encoded by the coding sequence ATGGTCTCTCGTTTTGCGTATGTCTCTCTCGGTGCGATGGTGTGCGCGTTATCTTTCTTTTGCCCACCGTCGGCGGCACAGGACCTTGAAATCTACTGCATAGAGGTAGGTCTCGATGACTCGGGATTCTACCATCAGGGAGACTCGACTCTCGTCATATCCCCGGACGGAACGAGGCTCCTCATTGACGGAGGCGCCGGCGGATCGAGCGGTTCCGACTCCGTCCTCGCGCTCTTCAATCGCGTCATTCCGACCGGCGGGCTGGACTACATGGTGACCACGCACTGGGATGGCGACCACAGCGGCGGCCTCGACAACATCGCCACCTACAACTCCAATCAGTACATGCCCTCGACCATCTACGACCTCGGTGATTCCGCCACCTATGCCGAAGCGGCCTACAACACCGCCTTCAGCGGGAGGCAGGCGACCCCATCGGTTGGCGACATACTTGACCTGGGCGGGGGCTGCATCGCTACATTCGTCTCCGTCGACGGCCACACCTACGGCGGCGGCTACACCAGCCCAGGCGATGACGCCAACGCCCGCGCCATAGGCCTCCTCATCCAGTACGGAGGTTTCGATTACCTCACGCTCGGGGACCTCACGGACAGCTGGGAGAATACACTGGGCACGGCGATCGAGGCCGCGAGTGTCAATATCGACGTCCTCCACGTGAGCCATCACGGCAGCTACAACTCTACGAACAACTCATTTATCGCCTCCATCCTCCCGGAGTATGCCGTCATCTCCTGCGGAGACAACAACGGCTACGGTCATCCCCACCAGTATGCGATTAACCACCTGAATGGCTTGACCGACGGCGGCTCCGCCTACTCGCCTGCGTACACGGCCGTGACCACGATCTATACGCTTGAGAGAGGCGATTCCGACGCCGGGACGGCCGACAACGTGACCATCGTGGGGAACGGGCACGACACCGACCCCACGCTACAGGGCAGCCTCAGGATAACCGTCAGCGACGACGGGTACGAGTACACCTTCAGGAACGAGGGACCCAACACGAACACGTTGAGCGACGGGGCTTATTCAACGGATGACAGCGAGACCCCCGATTTCAACGACTATGCCATCTGGCCGATGTTCCACTGTAACTCAAACCGGACGGGCGTAACCGTTGTCGAGGGGGCGGAGCGGTGCGCGCTGAGATGGAGTTGCAATCTCGCGGCAAATGTGTCATCCTCCCCGGCGGTGAGCGTCACGGACACCGTCTATCTAGGCTCGGAAAATAACTGCCTCTACTGCATGTCTTCCGGCGGCGGTCTCCTCTGGAGCTACAGAACCGCGGGTTTGATCTCCTCCTCCCCGGCGATAGACGCCTCGCGGGTCTATACGGGGTCTGACGACAGCCGTCTCTACGCCTTCTCGCAGAATGCTTCGCTCGCCTGGAGTTACAGGACCGCCGCGAGCATCTCGTCATCTCCTGCGGTTACCACGGCGGATGCGGAGATATACGTGGGCTCTGAAGACGACAGGCTCTATGCGCTTGCTTCGAATGGCGGTCTGCTGTGGAGTTACAGGATGGGCGGTACGATCGAGTCATCTCCGGCGGTGAGCGACAACACCCTGTACGTGGGGTCAAACGACAACCGCATCCTCGGCCTGTGGCGCGACGGCGGATTCTACTGGAGCTACAGGACCGCCGGTGACATCTCCGCCTCTCCGGGGCTGAGCTCGACCAACACGGTTTATATCGGGTCGGGGGACAACGTCTTTTACACCATGGACTTCGCGGGGAAGCTCCTCTGGAGCTACAGGTCGGGAGAGCCGATCATTTCATCGGCGGCGGTGGCCGTCGACACGGTGTTCATGGGATCGACGGACAACAGGCTCTACGCGCTGAGACAGAACGGAGCCCGGTACTGGAGCTATGCCACCTCGGGAGACATCTCCTCATCGCCCGCGCTCAGCGTGAGCGGGACGGTGTACGTGGGATCGGAAGACAATGTGCTCTACAGCTATGTATCCACTGGAGCGCTCCTCTGGAGCTACCGCACGGCCGAGCCCGTCGTCTCCTCCGTGGCGATAGGCTCCGGCACGGTATATGTAGGGTCGGACGACAACAGGCTCTACGCTTTCTAG